A genomic segment from Colletotrichum higginsianum IMI 349063 chromosome 5, whole genome shotgun sequence encodes:
- a CDS encoding Poly A polymerase head domain-containing protein, protein MLRACSRLRLRLAPIWKRCTEPPTPCQHLMKRSFDTFVGRHPSSSPSEMAATTHTTIVASTVHPKFSLTAKERQLRDLLVDVAAFIDAAGRSPEPLVLRWAGGWVRDKLLGIESHDIDTAINAMTGYAFSLELRDYCAQHAHTEKHNIGPDDMGSLHRIAANPDKSKHLETATTRMFGLDVDFVNLRKETYTQDSRNPTMEFGTAEEDALRRDATINALFYNLHTGLVEDFTGGLADMESRLVRTPMEPFQTFTDDPLRVLRLVRFASRLDFSIDTAATAVMADARVLDALRLKISRERVGVEMEKMLKGSRPRSSLDLIRTLGLYNAIFTDPNGMEHPRPDLSKWQLVYDLLDGLIRDRAPGSIYDILVKSDEAAYFAWNLAAITPYAHVEKEISLSKARVTLPLTTLVAREGIKAPNRLCDVITAAHRHRHDIAALKQGICAKGPVATERDKVGMAVRKWDNQGGYWRVQVLYALLVEASEKLTPDSDVDTVVFISGWKSFLDHLADLDVMDAPSLRRLVDGRMLAKELGVRPGKWMGQALDVCVAWQLRHPDETDPTGAIDEVRRRAGELGIGGMMRGQPS, encoded by the exons ATGCTACGTGCCTGTTCTCGACTTCGACTTCGACTTGCACCAATCTGGAAACGTTGCACGGAGCCACCAACCCCTTGTCAGCACCTTATGAAGAGAAGCTTTGACACTTTTGTGGGACGTcacccttcttcttccccttccgAGATGGCTGCCACCACCCACACCACCATCGTGGCCTCGACTGTTCACCCGAAGTTTAGCCTTACCGCTAAAGAGAGGCAGCTCAGGGACCTCTTAGTCGACGTTGCTGCCTTCATCGATGCGGCTGGCCGTTCGCCGGAGCCTCTTGTACTTCGATGGGCGGGAGGATGGGTTCGCGACAAGCTACTCGGTATCGAGAGCCACGACATCGACACCGCCATCAATGCCATGACCGGCTATGCTTTTAGCTTGGAGCTACGTGACTACTGTGCGCAACATGCCCATACTGAGAAGCACAACATTGGCCCGGACGATATGGGCAGCCTTCACAGGATTGCTGCCAACCCCGACAAGTCCAAGCACCTCGAAACCGCCACCACACGCATGTTTGGCCTTGACGTTGACTTCGTCAACTTGCGCAAGGAGACATACACTCAGGACAGCCGCAACCCGACGATGGAATTTGGCActgccgaggaagacgctCTGCGCCGAGATGCCACCATCAACGCACTCTTCTACAACTTACATACCGGCCTAGTGGAAGACTTTACAGGCGGTCTTGCAGACATGGAGTCTCGCCTGGTTCGCACTCCTATGGAACCATTCCAGACCTTCACCGACGACCCTCTCAGAGTACTAAGGTTGGTACGATTTGCCAGTCGTCTTGACTTTTCCATTGACACTGCCGCCACTGCCGTCATGGCCGACGCCCGCGTCCTAGACGCACTGAGGCTCAAGATCAGTCGCGAGAGAGTCGGTGTTgagatggagaagatgcTGAAGG GCAGTCGCCCACGTAGTTCTTTGGACCTGATTCGCACCTTGGGCCTATACAATGCCATTTTCACAGATCCGAATGGTATGGAGCACCCGCGGCCAGATCTCTCCAAGTGGCAGCTGGTCTACGATCTCCTCGACGGTCTTATTCGCGACAGAGCCCCGGGATCGATTTATGATATTCTCGTCAagtcggacgaggccgcaTACTTCGCCTGGAACCTCGCGGCCATCACCCCCTATGCCCACGTGGAGAAGGAAATCTCCCTATCAAAGGCCAGGGTGACTCTGCCGTTGACGACGCTGGTGGCTCGAGAAGGTATCAAAGCTCCAAATAGACTCTGCGATGTTATCACTGCAGcgcatcgccatcgacatgACATTGCTGCCTTGAAGCAAGGCATTTGTGCTAAGGGTCCAGTGGCCACCGAACGGGACAAAGTCGGCATGGCGGTCCGCAAGTGGGACAACCAGGGGGGTTACTGGCGCGTCCAGGTGCTATATGCTCTGCTTGTTGAAGCTTCGGAAAAGCTGACGCCTGATTCCGATGTTG ACACCGTTGTTTTCATCTCTGGCTGGAAGTCATTTCTGGATCATTTGGCGGACCTAGACGTCATGGATGCGCCGTCTCTCAGGCGCCTGGTCGATGGCCGCATGCTAGCCAAGGAGCTTGGGGTTCGCCCGGGTAAGTGGATGGGGCAAGCCTTGGACGTGTGTGTCGCCTGGCAGCTTCGCCATCCAGACGAAACAGATCCGACCGGGGCAATCGATGAGgtacggcgccgagctggcgAATTGGGGATTGGAGGCATGATGCGAGGACAGCCATCATGA